In a genomic window of Mycolicibacter heraklionensis:
- a CDS encoding SDR family NAD(P)-dependent oxidoreductase — MFGLDTVLSLFRNDRRTANAKAVVTGAGSGIGRSFALELARRGGDVICADINAERAAETVALIEQLPTGTGHAVQCDVSDRGAIELLATRAREIFGGPPTLVINNAGVGIGGKSVGDIGFEDWDWALGINLWGVVYGCEVFTPLLREAGRGGIINVASAAGFAAAPSMAAYNVSKAGVMSLSETLAAELDGTDIAVTVLCPTFVKTNVFQDGRITPRSMNLSQQLAHWTGLSADNVAARTLDAHDSGRLYVVPQLDATVIWHLKRHFPELYVRGTGLLARLLPQN, encoded by the coding sequence GTTCGGACTCGACACGGTGCTGTCCCTGTTTCGCAACGATCGGCGGACGGCCAACGCCAAGGCGGTGGTCACCGGCGCCGGCAGCGGCATCGGGCGGTCGTTCGCGCTGGAGCTGGCTCGTCGGGGCGGAGACGTCATCTGCGCCGACATCAACGCAGAGCGGGCCGCGGAGACGGTGGCGCTGATCGAGCAGCTGCCGACCGGGACAGGGCATGCGGTGCAGTGCGATGTGTCCGACCGCGGCGCGATCGAGCTGCTGGCCACTCGCGCCCGGGAGATCTTCGGTGGCCCACCGACCCTGGTGATCAACAACGCCGGTGTCGGCATCGGCGGAAAGTCAGTCGGCGACATCGGTTTCGAGGACTGGGACTGGGCGCTCGGGATCAACTTGTGGGGCGTGGTCTACGGCTGCGAGGTGTTCACTCCGTTGCTGCGGGAAGCCGGACGCGGCGGAATCATCAACGTGGCATCGGCCGCAGGATTCGCGGCGGCGCCGTCGATGGCGGCCTACAACGTGTCCAAGGCCGGCGTGATGTCGCTGTCGGAGACACTGGCCGCCGAACTGGACGGCACCGACATCGCGGTCACGGTGCTGTGCCCGACCTTTGTGAAGACCAACGTCTTTCAAGACGGCCGGATCACACCCCGGTCGATGAACCTCAGTCAGCAGCTGGCGCACTGGACCGGACTGTCTGCGGACAACGTCGCGGCGCGCACCTTGGACGCGCACGACAGCGGCCGGCTGTATGTGGTGCCGCAACTCGACGCCACGGTCATCTGGCACCTGAAGCGGCACTTCCCGGAACTCTACGTCCGAGGCACCGGGTTGCTCGCCCGCCTGCTTCCCCAGAACTGA